A genomic window from Shewanella vesiculosa includes:
- a CDS encoding ParA family protein, which translates to MGKIIAVANQKGGVGKTTTCVNLAASLAATKRRVLLIDLDPQGNATMGSGIDKYEVDNTAYELLVEEKPFAEIVIKNTVGKYDLIASNGDVTAAEIKLMEFYAREIRLRNALAPIKDDYDYIFIDCPPSLNMLTVNAMSAADSVLVPMQCEYYALEGLTALIDTITKLGAMVNPTLSIEGILRTMYDPRNRLSNDVSDQLKQHFGEKVYRTVIPRNVRLAEAPSFGAPAMYYDKSSAGAKAYLALAGEIIRRAEQQTQPKQA; encoded by the coding sequence GTGGGTAAAATCATTGCCGTAGCCAACCAAAAAGGTGGCGTTGGGAAAACAACAACTTGCGTTAATTTAGCCGCATCACTTGCCGCCACCAAGCGTAGAGTGTTGTTGATCGATTTGGATCCGCAAGGTAATGCGACTATGGGCAGTGGTATCGATAAGTATGAAGTCGATAACACTGCTTATGAATTATTAGTCGAAGAAAAACCCTTTGCTGAGATTGTGATTAAAAATACCGTTGGAAAATATGATTTGATCGCAAGTAATGGTGATGTTACTGCGGCAGAAATTAAATTGATGGAATTTTATGCTCGTGAAATCCGTTTACGTAATGCATTAGCGCCAATCAAAGATGATTACGATTATATTTTCATCGACTGCCCGCCATCGCTCAATATGCTTACCGTGAATGCTATGTCTGCTGCAGATTCAGTACTTGTGCCAATGCAATGCGAATATTATGCCCTAGAAGGTTTAACGGCATTGATTGATACCATTACTAAGCTAGGCGCCATGGTCAATCCAACCCTGAGCATAGAAGGTATTTTACGCACTATGTATGATCCGCGTAATCGTTTATCTAATGATGTATCTGATCAACTCAAGCAACATTTTGGCGAAAAAGTATATCGTACCGTCATACCGCGAAATGTTCGTTTAGCCGAAGCCCCTAGTTTTGGTGCACCTGCCATGTATTACGACAAATCGAGTGCTGGCGCTAAAGCTTATTTAGCCCTAGCGGGTGAAATTATCCGTCGTGCAGAACAGCAAACTCAACCAAAACAAGCGTAG
- the rsmG gene encoding 16S rRNA (guanine(527)-N(7))-methyltransferase RsmG translates to MLSAQLKSYLAEMNMSATELQQKQLIGFVEMLNKWNKAYNLTSVRDPEQMLIRHVMDSLTVSPYLEGQRFIDVGTGPGLPGIPLAIMNPDKQFVLLDSLGKRIRFQKQVQFELKINNITSIESRVEAYNPDIKFDGVLSRAFASIQDMLSWCHHLPTEKGTFYALKGQLNQQELDDMPTGFSLVETIILHVPKLDEQRHLLKIAKQ, encoded by the coding sequence GTGTTATCTGCCCAACTTAAATCCTATTTAGCTGAAATGAATATGTCGGCCACTGAATTACAACAAAAACAATTAATAGGTTTTGTTGAAATGCTTAATAAATGGAATAAGGCTTATAACCTCACCTCCGTTCGCGATCCTGAGCAAATGTTAATCCGCCATGTTATGGACAGTTTAACCGTTTCTCCTTATCTTGAAGGGCAGCGTTTTATCGATGTGGGAACCGGTCCTGGTTTACCAGGGATCCCATTAGCCATTATGAATCCAGATAAGCAGTTTGTATTACTCGATAGTTTAGGTAAACGGATCCGTTTTCAGAAGCAGGTTCAGTTCGAATTAAAAATTAATAACATCACTTCAATAGAAAGTCGTGTTGAAGCTTATAATCCTGATATTAAATTTGACGGAGTATTAAGCAGAGCATTTGCATCTATTCAAGATATGCTCAGTTGGTGTCACCATTTACCAACTGAAAAAGGCACTTTTTATGCACTAAAAGGCCAGTTAAATCAGCAAGAATTAGACGACATGCCAACAGGATTTTCGTTGGTAGAAACCATAATATTGCATGTACCGAAGTTAGATGAACAGCGACATTTATTAAAAATTGCTAAGCAATAA
- a CDS encoding ParB/RepB/Spo0J family partition protein, which translates to MTLKKRGLGKGLDALLSHSNAASRKSDQAEEQQSTPLSDLLHLDLDLLQPGKYQPRKDMSPEALEELAESIRAQGVIQPIVIRKISETHYEIIAGERRWRAAQLAKLNKVPCIVKQVADDAAVAIALIENIQREDLNAMEEAIALQRLLEEFELTHQQVADAVGKSRVSVSNLLRLNSLNEPVKRLLENGDIDMGHARALLALEGDEQTNLARLVASKEMTVRETERLVNKALNPTKDAETPAKDHDVSRLEQELIERLGAKVAINHGSKGKGKIVINYQNLAELDGILNKIR; encoded by the coding sequence ATGACCTTAAAAAAGCGCGGTTTAGGTAAAGGCTTGGATGCCTTATTAAGCCACAGTAATGCCGCTAGTCGTAAAAGTGATCAGGCTGAAGAACAGCAATCTACTCCGCTAAGTGACTTACTCCACCTCGATCTTGACTTATTACAGCCCGGTAAATATCAACCTCGTAAAGACATGTCGCCAGAAGCATTAGAAGAACTGGCTGAGTCTATTCGTGCTCAAGGGGTGATACAACCGATAGTGATCCGTAAAATTTCTGAAACTCATTATGAAATTATTGCCGGTGAACGCCGTTGGCGTGCGGCTCAATTAGCTAAATTAAATAAAGTCCCGTGTATTGTTAAGCAAGTGGCTGATGATGCAGCGGTCGCTATCGCGTTAATTGAAAATATTCAACGTGAAGACTTAAATGCAATGGAAGAAGCGATTGCATTACAACGATTACTTGAAGAATTTGAATTAACTCATCAACAAGTTGCTGATGCTGTAGGTAAATCTCGTGTAAGTGTGTCTAATTTATTACGTTTAAATAGCCTTAATGAGCCTGTTAAACGTTTGTTAGAGAATGGTGATATCGACATGGGCCATGCGCGTGCGTTATTGGCATTAGAGGGTGATGAACAGACAAATTTAGCTCGATTAGTGGCTTCTAAAGAAATGACTGTTCGAGAAACTGAACGATTAGTGAATAAAGCCTTAAATCCGACTAAAGACGCCGAAACACCAGCTAAAGATCATGATGTTAGCCGCTTAGAACAAGAGTTAATTGAAAGACTCGGTGCCAAGGTTGCCATCAATCATGGCAGTAAAGGTAAAGGCAAAATTGTAATAAATTACCAGAATCTTGCTGAATTAGACGGAATTTTAAATAAAATTCGATGA